In Natronococcus occultus SP4, the following proteins share a genomic window:
- the paaE gene encoding 1,2-phenylacetyl-CoA epoxidase subunit PaaE, with amino-acid sequence MRRSRDPSVTTGGEDAGAECPYCESTDTVREHPKGPSLCRSMHYCNACEQPFEKFE; translated from the coding sequence ATGAGACGGAGCCGGGACCCGAGTGTCACGACCGGCGGCGAGGACGCGGGCGCGGAGTGTCCGTACTGCGAGTCGACGGACACCGTCCGCGAACACCCGAAGGGGCCGTCGCTCTGTCGGTCGATGCACTACTGCAACGCCTGCGAGCAACCGTTCGAGAAGTTCGAGTAG